One Aphelocoma coerulescens isolate FSJ_1873_10779 chromosome 5, UR_Acoe_1.0, whole genome shotgun sequence DNA segment encodes these proteins:
- the BTBD10 gene encoding BTB/POZ domain-containing protein 10 isoform X1 produces MPKDADLAFKAALLEGTELLCALIPKLFPCFCVSSLIDTRGSTSSRVAKGIDYTKMSLHGASGGHERSRDRRRSSDRSRDSSHERAESQLTPCIRNVTSPTRQYHSDREKDHSSSRPSSPRPQKTSPNGSVVSMGTSSRNSSQSSSDGSCKAGGEMVFVYENGKEGARNVRTSERVTLIVDNTRFVVDPSIFTAQPNTMLGRMFGSGREHNFTRPNEKGEYEVAEGIGSTVFRAILDYYKTGVIRCPDGISIPELREACDYLCISFEYSTIKCRDLSALMHELSNDGARKQFEFYLEEMILPLMVASAQSGERECHIVVLTDDDVVDWDEEYPPQMGEEYSQIIYSTKLYRFFKYIENRDVAKSVLKERGLKKIRLGIEGYPTYKEKVKKRPGGRPEVIYNYVQRPFIRMSWEKEEGKSRHVDFQCVKSKSITNLAAAAADIPQDQLVVMHPTPQVDELDILPMHPAPSNSELEAEGQNPPL; encoded by the exons cacCTCATCCCGTGTTGCTAAAGGAATAGACTACACCAAAATGAGCCTCCATGGTGCAAGTGGTGGACACGAGAGATCCAGGGACAGGCGCAGATCAAGTGACCGATCTCGTGACTCATCCCATGAAAGAGCAGAATCTCAGCTCACTCCCTGCATCAGGAATGTCACTTCGCCAACAAGACAGTATCATTCCG ATCGAGAGAAGGATCACAGTTCATCTCGGCCCAGCAGCCCCCGGCCCCAGAAGACATCCCCAAATGGTTCTGTTGTCAGCATGGgcaccagcagcaggaacagcagccagtCAAGCTCAGATGGCAGCTGCAAGGCTGGTGGGGAAATGGTGTTTGTGTATGAAAATGGCAAAGAGGGAGCTCGGAATGTCAGAACTTCTGAACGAGTGACGCTCATTGTGGACAACACCAGATTTGTTGTAGATCCTTCCATCTTCACTGCACAACCTAATACAATGTTGGGCAG GATGTTTGGATCAGGCAGAGAACACAACTTTACTCGTCCCAATGAAAAAGGAGAGTATGAAGTTGCTGAAGGAATTGGTTCCACTGTGTTTCGTGCTATTCTG GATTACTACAAGACCGGGGTGATACGCTGTCCTGATGGGATATCTATTCCTGAATTGAGAGAAGCATGTGACTATCTCTGTATCTCCTTTGAGTATAGTACTATAAAATGCAGAGATCTGA GTGCTCTCATGCATGAATTGTCAAATGATGGTGCTCGCAAGCAATTTGAGTTTTACCTGGAAGAAATGATCCTCCCGCTAATGGTAGCCAGTGCCCAAAGTGGGGAGAGGGAGTGCCACATCGTTGTGCTGACAGATGATGATGTTGTTGACTGGGATGAAGAGTATCCCCCACAAATGGGAGAGGAATATTCACAAA ttATTTACAGCACGAAGTTGTATAGATTCTTCAAATACATTGAAAATAGAGACGTGGCCAAATCGGTTCTGAAGGAAAGGGGGCTCAAGAAGATCCGCCTGGGCATCGAAG gtTACCCCACGTACAAGGAGAAGGTGAAGAAGCGGCCGGGTGGGCGGCCGGAGGTGATTTACAACTACGTGCAGAGGCCGTTCATCCGTATGTcgtgggagaaggaggaagggaagagcCGGCACGTTGACTTCCAGTGTGTGAAGAGTAAATCCATCACCAACttggcggcggcagcagcagacATCCCGCAGGACCAGCTGGTGGTGATGCACCCCACGCCGCAGGTGGACGAGCTGGACATCCTGCCCATGCACCCTGCCCCCAGTAACAGCGAGCTGGAGGCCGAGGGCCAGAACCCCCCGCTCTGA
- the BTBD10 gene encoding BTB/POZ domain-containing protein 10 isoform X2, translated as MAGRPHPYDSNSSDPENWDRKLHNRPRKLCKHSSTSSRVAKGIDYTKMSLHGASGGHERSRDRRRSSDRSRDSSHERAESQLTPCIRNVTSPTRQYHSDREKDHSSSRPSSPRPQKTSPNGSVVSMGTSSRNSSQSSSDGSCKAGGEMVFVYENGKEGARNVRTSERVTLIVDNTRFVVDPSIFTAQPNTMLGRMFGSGREHNFTRPNEKGEYEVAEGIGSTVFRAILDYYKTGVIRCPDGISIPELREACDYLCISFEYSTIKCRDLSALMHELSNDGARKQFEFYLEEMILPLMVASAQSGERECHIVVLTDDDVVDWDEEYPPQMGEEYSQIIYSTKLYRFFKYIENRDVAKSVLKERGLKKIRLGIEGYPTYKEKVKKRPGGRPEVIYNYVQRPFIRMSWEKEEGKSRHVDFQCVKSKSITNLAAAAADIPQDQLVVMHPTPQVDELDILPMHPAPSNSELEAEGQNPPL; from the exons cacCTCATCCCGTGTTGCTAAAGGAATAGACTACACCAAAATGAGCCTCCATGGTGCAAGTGGTGGACACGAGAGATCCAGGGACAGGCGCAGATCAAGTGACCGATCTCGTGACTCATCCCATGAAAGAGCAGAATCTCAGCTCACTCCCTGCATCAGGAATGTCACTTCGCCAACAAGACAGTATCATTCCG ATCGAGAGAAGGATCACAGTTCATCTCGGCCCAGCAGCCCCCGGCCCCAGAAGACATCCCCAAATGGTTCTGTTGTCAGCATGGgcaccagcagcaggaacagcagccagtCAAGCTCAGATGGCAGCTGCAAGGCTGGTGGGGAAATGGTGTTTGTGTATGAAAATGGCAAAGAGGGAGCTCGGAATGTCAGAACTTCTGAACGAGTGACGCTCATTGTGGACAACACCAGATTTGTTGTAGATCCTTCCATCTTCACTGCACAACCTAATACAATGTTGGGCAG GATGTTTGGATCAGGCAGAGAACACAACTTTACTCGTCCCAATGAAAAAGGAGAGTATGAAGTTGCTGAAGGAATTGGTTCCACTGTGTTTCGTGCTATTCTG GATTACTACAAGACCGGGGTGATACGCTGTCCTGATGGGATATCTATTCCTGAATTGAGAGAAGCATGTGACTATCTCTGTATCTCCTTTGAGTATAGTACTATAAAATGCAGAGATCTGA GTGCTCTCATGCATGAATTGTCAAATGATGGTGCTCGCAAGCAATTTGAGTTTTACCTGGAAGAAATGATCCTCCCGCTAATGGTAGCCAGTGCCCAAAGTGGGGAGAGGGAGTGCCACATCGTTGTGCTGACAGATGATGATGTTGTTGACTGGGATGAAGAGTATCCCCCACAAATGGGAGAGGAATATTCACAAA ttATTTACAGCACGAAGTTGTATAGATTCTTCAAATACATTGAAAATAGAGACGTGGCCAAATCGGTTCTGAAGGAAAGGGGGCTCAAGAAGATCCGCCTGGGCATCGAAG gtTACCCCACGTACAAGGAGAAGGTGAAGAAGCGGCCGGGTGGGCGGCCGGAGGTGATTTACAACTACGTGCAGAGGCCGTTCATCCGTATGTcgtgggagaaggaggaagggaagagcCGGCACGTTGACTTCCAGTGTGTGAAGAGTAAATCCATCACCAACttggcggcggcagcagcagacATCCCGCAGGACCAGCTGGTGGTGATGCACCCCACGCCGCAGGTGGACGAGCTGGACATCCTGCCCATGCACCCTGCCCCCAGTAACAGCGAGCTGGAGGCCGAGGGCCAGAACCCCCCGCTCTGA
- the BTBD10 gene encoding BTB/POZ domain-containing protein 10 isoform X3, whose product MSLHGASGGHERSRDRRRSSDRSRDSSHERAESQLTPCIRNVTSPTRQYHSDREKDHSSSRPSSPRPQKTSPNGSVVSMGTSSRNSSQSSSDGSCKAGGEMVFVYENGKEGARNVRTSERVTLIVDNTRFVVDPSIFTAQPNTMLGRMFGSGREHNFTRPNEKGEYEVAEGIGSTVFRAILDYYKTGVIRCPDGISIPELREACDYLCISFEYSTIKCRDLSALMHELSNDGARKQFEFYLEEMILPLMVASAQSGERECHIVVLTDDDVVDWDEEYPPQMGEEYSQIIYSTKLYRFFKYIENRDVAKSVLKERGLKKIRLGIEGYPTYKEKVKKRPGGRPEVIYNYVQRPFIRMSWEKEEGKSRHVDFQCVKSKSITNLAAAAADIPQDQLVVMHPTPQVDELDILPMHPAPSNSELEAEGQNPPL is encoded by the exons ATGAGCCTCCATGGTGCAAGTGGTGGACACGAGAGATCCAGGGACAGGCGCAGATCAAGTGACCGATCTCGTGACTCATCCCATGAAAGAGCAGAATCTCAGCTCACTCCCTGCATCAGGAATGTCACTTCGCCAACAAGACAGTATCATTCCG ATCGAGAGAAGGATCACAGTTCATCTCGGCCCAGCAGCCCCCGGCCCCAGAAGACATCCCCAAATGGTTCTGTTGTCAGCATGGgcaccagcagcaggaacagcagccagtCAAGCTCAGATGGCAGCTGCAAGGCTGGTGGGGAAATGGTGTTTGTGTATGAAAATGGCAAAGAGGGAGCTCGGAATGTCAGAACTTCTGAACGAGTGACGCTCATTGTGGACAACACCAGATTTGTTGTAGATCCTTCCATCTTCACTGCACAACCTAATACAATGTTGGGCAG GATGTTTGGATCAGGCAGAGAACACAACTTTACTCGTCCCAATGAAAAAGGAGAGTATGAAGTTGCTGAAGGAATTGGTTCCACTGTGTTTCGTGCTATTCTG GATTACTACAAGACCGGGGTGATACGCTGTCCTGATGGGATATCTATTCCTGAATTGAGAGAAGCATGTGACTATCTCTGTATCTCCTTTGAGTATAGTACTATAAAATGCAGAGATCTGA GTGCTCTCATGCATGAATTGTCAAATGATGGTGCTCGCAAGCAATTTGAGTTTTACCTGGAAGAAATGATCCTCCCGCTAATGGTAGCCAGTGCCCAAAGTGGGGAGAGGGAGTGCCACATCGTTGTGCTGACAGATGATGATGTTGTTGACTGGGATGAAGAGTATCCCCCACAAATGGGAGAGGAATATTCACAAA ttATTTACAGCACGAAGTTGTATAGATTCTTCAAATACATTGAAAATAGAGACGTGGCCAAATCGGTTCTGAAGGAAAGGGGGCTCAAGAAGATCCGCCTGGGCATCGAAG gtTACCCCACGTACAAGGAGAAGGTGAAGAAGCGGCCGGGTGGGCGGCCGGAGGTGATTTACAACTACGTGCAGAGGCCGTTCATCCGTATGTcgtgggagaaggaggaagggaagagcCGGCACGTTGACTTCCAGTGTGTGAAGAGTAAATCCATCACCAACttggcggcggcagcagcagacATCCCGCAGGACCAGCTGGTGGTGATGCACCCCACGCCGCAGGTGGACGAGCTGGACATCCTGCCCATGCACCCTGCCCCCAGTAACAGCGAGCTGGAGGCCGAGGGCCAGAACCCCCCGCTCTGA